GCACAAGCTGGTTTATATGCATTTAAACTAAGTTGGATGTAATTATGTTTGATGATCGTTGATTTGAATTAGATGACTATATTTAAGGTTGGTTAAGAAATGGTTTAGTGGGagttcgattttttttctttcttattaatttctaaCACTTGTCTGGTCCCGTCACTGTCACAAGCGGTTGTTTTTGTCTATAAACCTTATCGCTTTTCAATGGTTTTGCTGTAGCAACTGGTCCCATCTTTGAACTTGCGAAAAATGTTTCATTCTTGCTCTGTTATTCGAGAAGCTAAAACTATGGAGACGAAGAATATTGCTCCTTCATTCGATCGTGCCAGTGAGCTTAAAGCTTTTGATGAGACCAAAACGGGTGTGAAAGGACTCGTCGACTCCGGAATCTCACAGATTCCACGCATCTTTCATCATTCATCTGTCAAACTTGCAAACCCTGAACCAGTTTCCTCGGACTTGCTACATCTCAAGACGATCCCAACGATCGATCTTGGAGGACGAGTTTTCGAGGACGAGCTTAAGCACAAGAACGCGATTGAAAAGATTAAAGAAGCAGCAGAGAAGTGGGGTTTCTTCCAGGTGATCAACCATGGAGTTTCGCTCGAACTTcttgagaagatgaaagatgGAGTTCGTGGGTTTCACGAGCAATCCCCTGAAGTGAGGAAAGATTTCTACAGTCGCGATTTAACTAGAAAGTTTCAGTATTCAAGTAATTTCGATCTCTATAGTTCTCCAGCTGCAAATTGGAGAGACACAGTTGCTTGTACCATGGATCCAGATCCATCCACAAGatattccagagatttgtaggtATGAGTCCATTCCTTATACTTGACTTGATGTGTAATCTCTATTCATATATGGTGAATTGTTTCAGGGATGTCACCATAGAATATTCAGAGCAAGTGATGAATTTGGGTGAATTTCTCTTTACGCTTCTATCAGAAGCTCTAGGGTTGAACCCTAATCACCTCAATGACATGGATTGTTCTAAGGGTTTGATCATGCTTTGCCATTACTACCCACCATGTCCAGAGCCTGACCTAACTTTAGGCACAAGTCAGCACGCCGACAATACTTTTCTTACCGTTCTTCTTCCAGATCAGATCGAAGGGCTTCAGGTTCTTCGTGAAGGGTACTGGTTCAACGTTCCTCATGTTCCAGGAGCTCTAATCATCAACATCGGAGATCTTCTACAGGCAAGTTTGCACAACCAATACatttttttgctctgttttgcaGAAGTATAAATCTTCCTCTTggttcaaacatttttttgtttgtttgtattaaTGCAGCTTATAACAAACGACAAGTTCGTCAGTTTGGAGCACAGAGTATTGGCGAACAGAG
This sequence is a window from Arabidopsis thaliana chromosome 1 sequence. Protein-coding genes within it:
- a CDS encoding 2-oxoglutarate (2OG) and Fe(II)-dependent oxygenase superfamily protein (2-oxoglutarate (2OG) and Fe(II)-dependent oxygenase superfamily protein; FUNCTIONS IN: oxidoreductase activity; INVOLVED IN: biological_process unknown; LOCATED IN: cellular_component unknown; CONTAINS InterPro DOMAIN/s: Oxoglutarate/iron-dependent oxygenase (InterPro:IPR005123); BEST Arabidopsis thaliana protein match is: 2-oxoglutarate (2OG) and Fe(II)-dependent oxygenase superfamily protein (TAIR:AT1G06650.2); Has 8054 Blast hits to 8023 proteins in 983 species: Archae - 0; Bacteria - 1064; Metazoa - 113; Fungi - 730; Plants - 4890; Viruses - 0; Other Eukaryotes - 1257 (source: NCBI BLink).), giving the protein MFHSCSVIREAKTMETKNIAPSFDRASELKAFDETKTGVKGLVDSGISQIPRIFHHSSVKLANPEPVSSDLLHLKTIPTIDLGGRVFEDELKHKNAIEKIKEAAEKWGFFQVINHGVSLELLEKMKDGVRGFHEQSPEVRKDFYSRDLTRKFQYSSNFDLYSSPAANWRDTVACTMDPDPSTRYSRDLDVTIEYSEQVMNLGEFLFTLLSEALGLNPNHLNDMDCSKGLIMLCHYYPPCPEPDLTLGTSQHADNTFLTVLLPDQIEGLQVLREGYWFNVPHVPGALIINIGDLLQLITNDKFVSLEHRVLANRATRARVSVAGFFTTAMRPNPTMYGPIRELVSKENPPKYRETTIRDYTAYFSAKGLDGTSALLHFKI